The following is a genomic window from Octopus sinensis unplaced genomic scaffold, ASM634580v1 Contig11351, whole genome shotgun sequence.
tgGTGAAGGCTTGCCGCACCTATGAGACGTTGATTGGTGGTTTCGTCACCCGTGGCCTGGTGGATATGACCGGAGGAGTATCTGAATGCTTTTTGGTTAATGCCGATGACACCAACCCTACAGAAACATTCCAGATGATGACAAGAATGTCCACCATGCAGTCAATGTTTTCCTGTGGCATTGtaagtatatttttatgtgtctttctatagtttatgtgtgtgtgtgtgtatttctaatataacagtgtccatatatatatatatatatatacatatccacatataaaaTGCAACattggcatgtagaaagcacccagcTGTAAGACcacctttctatttataaatgtcctaggaaCATCAGATTGCGTTGACcttgttatcttattttatttgatatatatatatctatatatataaaagtgaggttgtgtgtctggctcctacgatttagattcctaactactcccacatattgcggtgcagtttaaccaaaaccgggtatcttatagtcgtgattcatatcgagcccttctgggtattagcgcaagtctacgatttaaaaaaaaatcaccatcaatttttcccatttttaatgcatttttggcatatataagggaagtaactctctaaaaatttattattaaatcgcAGAACGTAAaaggctacagtaacacccccctccctttgtggttagccatattgagatggtattatactttacatctctaaaaatgcttatatagttatttcccttacaaacccgagcaacgccgggcgatactgctagtgatatataaactagagataaaaccactattatgcaactcaaacagtgatagacataaaccaaaacataaaaaacaaataaaatatatttttataaaacataaaactTATAAccagatctcaaaaagtataaaaatgaattatcaatatataatataataagtgaaaaaactacgtacgtttcagggctatatatatatatatagtttatcaaatatattcaatgagaataaagTGAACTGGATTTCTGATAAGTGCTCTTGGTATGAGAAATGTCTAAAACCTTAAACGTATTTAGGCCGATCATATATTATAACGTAAAAGCaggaaaaattacattaaaaaatcacagaaAAAAGGATGTATTTCCGTGTAGTCAGTCGAATGAAAGAGCTGCTATTTAAAATTGTATGGTAAAGATGCTGTTTAAAAAGTTACTGGTATAGATATGTATTGGTACAAACTTGGgctagaaattttgaaaaaataatataaatccatGGTAAAATCGTTTGTAGAAATTCATAATGGCTGTGTATagataatttcttttctcttcataagtgcaaaaaataaaagtgattaaatttttgcttttatagttgAATATACAAAACTGgaagatattattattacattttatgcAAATGTAAAATAGCCGTTTACTGACCCAATATAGAATGAATTAATGTGTTACATtgaaattttgacaaattaaatttaactgttgaagtgaatctaacggtttttgtgtgtttttaaatggcttattaaCACcctccatgctgcaattgttttcgttcaagcacacgatctcagatcgggtcacttgctatgcatgtacatctccataatatatttagattattatatttaaaatcagtttgttgtacaTTAGAGGTGTACGGGTTCAAATTTCAGGAAAACCTTTCTGGCATTCATCCAATGAATAATTTATATTACGTGAACATCTGTATAGTctaaaataattcaattttaaGTTTCTATTTTCTTACTTGCAACAATCCTACTATTTTTTATCTGAATCTTATCTTGATGATCTCTTATAGTGTTTAAAAGTTGTATAAAACCTATGTCTACATGTGGATAATGCTTCCGATTGGCAAGTGattcaattattttctttatataataatatgtatagcGATTGTTTTGTACAAAGACGGCAGATAGAAGATATTTGTGTACATGGTGTAGCTGAGTCAATAATTGACCAGGATAATTTATagttaacgttttttttttttgtcagtttatgtatatatgtagccaaTGAAGTAGTGTTATTCGTTATATTCGGTTTAAATGAATGTACATGTGTTAAAAATCCTTGTTTTAAGTTAATAgagctccctatatatatatattttactgtgcGAGTTAGCAGTTTTTTGTAACagtacacttatatataacatTGAACCTTCTACATTTGCCTTCTAAAGGacatgatttttttgatttttacatGTGCAATATTTAGTTTCTGTTCCGTAGGATAAGATTTAATACTGTTATGATTAtttgttatggtgatggtgttatGTTTGAATTTGTTGTGGAATCACTTATAATAGAATTTGGTAAATTTACTGTTTCtatattaccattgttattagATTATCAAAAGTGCTGTCACATCCAATTGTTTGCATATTTTgggatatataattattagaattTTGCTGAGATTTTGTTAATGTTATAGTCAGTGGCGGACCGGGTCTAAAACTATTGGTTACCAGGAGACTAAGGGGCCCCACCCGTAACTCCAAGAGgacccacccgcaactacaatgcactcatttaattttttttaaagcattcttttcaactatctacaaACAcaaccaggctgaaataattaatgcgtTTTTCTAGGACTGAATAAAACGTTCTCATACTTGAGAAGATGGGCTCCTTAGATGCTAACAGGGGCCCCATATATTGATTCTAATGGCTTCTCATGTTTTCCGTTACTCCATACATCCAGGAACGTGGTATCATATCGCATGTTTTACGATAGTTAACCCATGCCATGCTCAGGTTTGTGTGTTTTCTCTAACAGTTTCTGATGATTAGGTTATCGATTACGAGCTGATCCTTCGTTCCCCAGTTCCCTTTTCGGCACCCTTTCTGTTCCATAGGCAGCCGCCTACTTTTTCTAAATAATATACAGCTCACCGGCCAAAACACTTGACGTCTCTTTTTTAGTGCTCCTGTGCTACCACTATAGTGCTCTCGGTCtgttttcccattattattattagtagtagtattagaattattattattattattattattattattattatattattattattattattattattatcatcatcatcatcatcatcgttattattatcattattgagtgagagagcagcacatgacATCAGAATGACACCttggtacaaatatacaaagcccaatatacccatcgtgactacacgtctgataagagtacaccaggcacatccaTCACAACAACATGtgcacgacatagtgatctcatatcgagaGAAACAGCActtgaccttgcagatggggcccagttaaaattctattcagattgagtagcccttCCCATTCAAAAGTTCCCTGaacaaggtttgtttaaggatgttgaacgaaacacccatgtttacaaaggtgaatcattcaaaccccaaagaatccctctcaacacacggctatgatgctcctccactacttctgctcatgatcagagatgcacatatcgtcagccactaagggacatgctcaactggtctaaggtcaaacaactgacaagcaaatctgtggtattgagcagaatatttgctgtggcccatcttttataccaagacaaaacaatgtacgtgataacacttccattattattgttgttgttgttgttgttgttgttgtgttgttgttgttgttgttgttgctgctgctgttgttgttgttgttgttgctgctgttgttgttgctggtggtagtgttgttacTTTGCTTCCTTTATTTATCTCCCTTAGGTTGATAAGGATTATGAAACGGAAGGCAAGACAAGTGCGGGTCTTTTTGCATTTCATGCTTATGGTATAATAAAACTTATGAAGGTAAGTTGTTAATCTTCTCACCTTTTCGCACCTTTCCTTTATCAATTTTAATCAGCAAAccacaaaacaaaaccaacagaAGCAGAGCATGCGGCCCTTAATGCTAAACCCAGTTTCTCAAAATGGCTTCTCAAGGATCGTCGTTTTATTTCCAACTTTTATCAATGGCCTTTTCTTTcgtcttttatttgtgtcagtcactGGAGGGCGGTCATGCTACAGCACCACGGGAAGAGtttctagttgaatgaattgacctccaaccacaaagacacacacacacacacacatgtatgtatgtatgtatgtatgcatgtgtgcatgtatgtatgtatgtatgtatgtatgtatgtatgtatgtatgtatgtatgtatgtatgtatgcatgtgtgcatgtatgtatgtatgtatgtatgtatgcatgtatgtatgtatgtatgtatgtatgtatgcaatgtatgtatgtatgtatgtgtgtatgtatggtatgtattgtatgtatgtatgatgtatgtatgtatgtatgttgtatgcatgtatgtatgtatgtatgtatgcatgtgtgcatgtatgtatgtatgtatgtatgtatgtatgtatgtatgtatgtatgtatgtatgtatgtatgtatgtatgtatgtatgcatgtgtgcatgtatgtatgtatgtatgtatgtatgtgtatgtatgtatgtatgtatgtatgtatgtatgtatgcatgtatgtatgtatgtatgtatatgtgtgtgtatgtatgtatgtatgtatgtatgtatgtatgtatgtatgtatgcatgtatgtatgtatgtatgtatgtgtgtatgtgtgcatgttgatgtatgtatgtatgtgtgtggtatgtgtgtatgtatgtatgtatgtatgtatgtatgtatgtatgtatgtatgtatatatgtatgtatgtatgtattgtatgtatatatgtatgtagtatgtatgtatgtattgtatatatgtatgtatgtatgtatgtatgtatgttgtatgtatgtatgtatatatgtaatttatgtatgtatgtagtatgtatgttatgttgtatgtatgtatgtttgtatgtatgtatgtatgtatgtatgtatgtatgtatgtatgtatgtagcagacagatagataggcattcatatatatttgagggagatgtatgtatatatatatatatcagcagcagcagcatttaacatccgctttccatgcaagaatgggttggacgatttcactgaggactggcgaaccagatggctgcaccaggctccaatcttgatctggcagagtttctacagctggatgcccttcctaacgccaaccactccgagagtgtactgggtgcttttacatgccaccggcacgagggccagtcagacatgggttgaacagtttggccAGAGTTggaaagctggagagctgcactaggcCCCCGTCTGTTTCGgcctggtttctacggctggacgtccttcaatttattcaactaaatcttTCATGGCCAgactccaatgactgaagcaagtaagaaataaacgataaaacacacgtgcatgtatgtgtgagtgtgtgtttgatatCACAAAGGGGTTCTAAATGAGTGTCTCTGTTATACAAGCggtgtcgttcatttccaatattctggaaGCTCATGTTTGGCTACCGTAAAATATTACCTGTCTTGGAAAGagatgaaggttggcaacaggaaaaggcgtccagctgtagaaattctgtatGGAACAGTGGGTGTTAAATGAGGAAGATGGCGAtgatagcggcggcggcggtggtggtagtggtgattgtggtgggtgatgatgatgatgatgatgattataatggcgttgatgctggtgatgatggcaatgagtataatgaagaagatgatgacgataatgatgatgatgaggcggcGGAGGAGGAGCGATgtctgtatgcgtgcatgtgagtATAGAGCACTCTGTCTGTTTGCAGGTTCAATACCAAGGAAAGGAGGTTGGCCTTGTAAAACTGAGAAATCCATGGGGCAAAAAGGAGTGGAATGGACCCTGGAGTGATTCGTAAGTAAAACATTCACAAACTGAATGCCAGGAATATTCGACCAGGTTGACTTTCTCATGCATCGTACTCTCGCACACaccctgtgtacacacacacacatgtgtgtgtgtacataatataatatatatatatatataattatatctatatatatatagatatatatatatatatatataatattatatatatatatatatatacatatatatatatattatatatatatatatataacatatatatatatatatatatatatatatatatatacatatatatatataatatatatatatatatatatatatatatatacatacatatatatatatatattggtaaaaacgttaagataacaaaagaaagagaccgcaatattatgtaaatagaggaaatttatctataaagtaatatgttacaattactcgatagtcaagataaaactcacagttcagatgccgaagtggaaatccacaacacctctcttcggttatctggccatctgaaaaaacgctatgacGTTGTGGATTTCcatttcggcatctgaaactcagagttttatcttgactattgagtaaatgtaacattatttttatatatatatatatatatatatatatatatatatatatatatatatatatatatatatatataatataaatatactctttactcttttactcttttacttgtttcagtcatttggagcacggcctttagtcgagcaaatcgaccccgggacttattctttgtaagcccagtacatattctatcggtctcttttgccgaaccgccaggtgacggggacgtaaacacaccagcatcgattgtcaagcaatgctagggggacaaacacagacacacaaacacacacacatatatatatatatatacacatatatacgacaggcttctttcagtttccgtctaccaaatccactcacaaggcattggtcggcccggggctatagcagaagacacttgcccaagatgccacgcagtgggactgaacccgaaaccatgtggttggttatcaagctacttaccacacagccactcctgcgcctatatatataatatatatatattatttataataatatatatatactcttttactctttttactcttttacttgtttcagtcatttgactgcggccatgctggagcaccgcctttagtcgagcaactcgaccccaggacttatcctttgtaagcccagtacttattctatcggtctcttttgccgaaccgctaagtgacggggacataaacacagcagcatcggttatcaagcaatgctaggggggacaaacacagacacacaaacatacacgcacacacatatatatacatatatatacatatatacgacgggcttctttcagtttccatctaccaaatccactcacaaggctttggtcggcccgaggctatagcagaagacacttgcccaacgtgtcacgcagtgggactgaacccggaaccatgtggttggttagcaagctacttaccacacagccactcctgcgcctgtggtataatatatatatatatatatatatatatataatatatatattatacatgtatgtatacacacacacacacgtcaacgCACCCACAGATGCAGTTTAACTCACACCACTGctcctccccttctctttttttcctctttgaagATCTGAAGAATGGAACGgattgaaagaagaagagagaaaacggATGAATCTGGAAGTGAAGGACGATGGAGAATTTTGGTAAGGATTGGCTTCGttctcttgttgttgctgttgttcgtgTTGACGTCGTTgctatagtagtggtggtggtagtagtagtagtagtagtagtaatagtagtagtagtagcagtattagtagtagtagtagtagtagttgtgatggtggtagtagcagcagcagcagcagcagtagtagtagtagtagtagtagtagtagtaatggtgatggtagtagtagtagtagtagtagtagtagtagtagtagtaactgcaccagcagcagcagtagaaatagtagtagtagtagttgtgatggtggtagtagcagcagcagcagtagtagtagtagtagtagtagtagtagtggtaatggtgatggtagtagtagtagtagtagtagtagtagtagtggtagtagtagtagtggtaatagtagtagtagtagtagcagtagcgttagtagtagtagtaatggtggtggtggtggtggtggtagtagtagtagtagtagtagtagtagtagtaatggtgatggtagtagtagtagtagtagtagtagtggtagtagtagtagtggtaatagtagtagtagtagtagcagtagcgttagtagtagtagtaatggtggtggtggtggtggtggtagtagtatagtagtagtagtagcagtattagtagtagtagtagtagtagtagtaatggtggtagtagtagtatagtagtagtagtagtaagtagtagtagtagtagtatgtagtagtagtggtaatagtagtagtagtagtgtagtagcagTAGGTTAGTAGTTAgtaatggtgtggtggtggggtggtatagtagtagtagtagtagtagtatagcgtattagtagtagtagtagtagtagtagtaatgtggtagtagtatagtagtagtagtagtagtagtagtagtagtagtagtagttgcagctaCTTCTTCCGTTGCGGATGCTCTTGTTTGTGTCTACTTCCGTTGTTCTTTTAAACCTCCAACCACTCCCCCACATCAAATTCTCCTCACCACCACTAAcccccctcttcctctctctctctctctctctttccctttactCTCTAATTATCTCtatttctcactccctctctctctcactccgtcactctctatttctttcccgctatttctctgtttctcactcaccgtctttcactcactcactctctctctctctctcactcactcactccctcgctcactctccctctctctctctctctttcttttcacagGATGGACTTCAATGATTTCATAAAGAACTTCTCTCTCGTCGAGATGTGTCACATCGATCCATTTGCAATAACCAGCTTTCAGGTCAGTCACGCATAACTAACAACAAGTCCAatgcgagtgaaagtgattcggaaaacgattataataataatttttttcatcttaaatgatcttgacattctttttctgttacataaaatatttttgacattCTTCTGTCGTTTAATTGCCATTTACTTACGAGTTTTATGgattttaaagatgaaatatttttttttatttgggaaAGAATTACGATGTATTGCTACTATGAGAAATTATTGCTCTGTTCTACGAGTTTCCGGGAACAAATTAACGCACATATCAAGGCAtacctgtacacacacgcacacgcacaaacacacacacgcacacatgtctgGATCGTTAAAGAGCtattgcacaagatctccttgaatgtatcgagaacgatgaaaaccttTTTGCAAACTTTGCATttacctctgagcaggtatcgccaagcttttgacgaaatttgatgcagattctctgctcaaccttCTGTCATGATCTTTacgacaatcacacacaccctaCACTTTCCTTTGAAGCCCTTATGTAAACAGCTAGAGTGAGCAAGAGCGTTAGAAATTAGTGCATATGCACAGCAGAGTCcatggtcaatctgtgccaaacagCTTTACTCTacgtgttttagcttcgttactataccaacagtccggatatttattgatcagacctcgtgtatatatctatatatatatatatatatatatatatatatatatattaaaagaagtttgaaaacgcacCTATAGAAGATagatttaattttcttcttagaagttttacatgtttcggttcttcttgaaaaacgACCttatcaaaaattttttaaagttcagtgtaataaaaaagttcatattgttatcttactagtctcaacagagtccacgttGTGGTGTTTCGTGGGTGGTGggagcataatggctgtcttgtgtgTTGCCTAGATTCGTTGGCTGTAATTGTGAAAATAACCAGTGGCCGAATTACAGCCAACGAATCtaggagtatttttgttttctttttgttgctcagtagcgttgattgtctactgatttcattaagaatcgacagttcttttctcattttttgtattttgttttggatgttatttatccacagggtggtactcctgtttggatgggttttagTGAGTATCCAgattcttttgtggctgcagtggctgctgcgtatactaagtcatttagttcagtgatatcgctttttgtttcagtggcggCTAGGTTCCGTGGCGGCTAGGTTTATgatgtttataattggtgttgttgtttcgtctattttgattcttgggaggtatggtcggtggtccattttgagctctgtggttttcagttctttgattattttactttttatattatcataatcattaggctccccttcgttgtttccaggttttagatttgtgtcgctttctttcttattatgtttgtgtttgtttgtgttttggcttgctgtttgtcgtgtattattatgtatccttacggtctgggtttgttgttttttgtttacatcgtgtttgttggaatgttacgtttgtcttcgtgttttactgtttcagtgtttatattattgggtattgttgtgtggcttctatctacattttcttggtgtatttttttcttttagagatgttctatttctatttctgatatatttttgcgttgagaatgtatcttcgtacgttagctaattattagggttcattgctgtatccaagtctatatttatgttattttccttccatattttatatgtaagtttgtttgtttttcatttttgcgtagaGCACTGCTGCGCgaagtatgcgtgtaggatagaaatgtattcctcacgtgtccatttatgtcttttgggttttatttgcgggacatgaagACAACGTCGGCCCATtatttgacggtcgtcattttcgtagggtaccggtccgtttatttctgttgtcacattgttttgcacgtgtagtttttcgtacattttgtgttgtaagtttaaagtacgtacttcccgattgttattcttgggttgaataatatcggtgttatttaatttcttcgtagtttttttgtacatggcgTTTGGAGTtggggatgatctggtgttgatggatcgtaatgttccacgcatgtttacatgtgttgtgttagaggtggagatgatagagaaaaagaaggcagcaacctgacagaattgttagcacactgggcaaaatgcttagcggcattttgtccatctttacattctaaattccagttcctctgaggttgacttttacCTCTTTTAAAAAAGCTATGTTACTTTTGGGCCTTCTATTCATGAAATAATTTGAAACAGCCACTTTGTTGCTGTAGGGCGTTCTTTACCTAAGACAGATCACTgccgtttcgaaaatagtaataaatttcaatgagtaatacttactcggatatagtccagtccgttgttagtaaatttttggctctatacgatgtctttgttttcgatgtttatggatagatttcggagctctgttttatcgttcttacatcttaaatGTCCCCgcctgtgtttttttattattattatttttttattattattattattattattattattattattattattattattattattattattattactattattactattatcaaactggcagaatcgtctgCTTTCCAGGCAAACTGCtcggcagcatttcgtctgccgttacgttctgagttcaaattctgccgagatcgacttttcctttcatccttcggggtcaatgaaataagtaccagttgattgcTGGGGTTGaaataatcgactagtccccttccccacaaaaatttcaggccttgtgcaagaatttgaaatcattattatcgttgctgttgttgttgttgttgttgttgtggatgttctcatggttgttgttgttgttgttgttgttattattgttgttgttgttgttgttgttgttgtgttgtgtatgttctcatggttgttgttattgttgttgttgcattgaCAGGAAACAGCGGAGAAACCATCAGCAAGGAAATGGCACACATTCCGGGCAGATGGCCAATGGCTCAAGAAGATCACATCCGGTGGTAGCGACAATTCTAAAGGTGAGACACCGTCTACCTTGGGTTACtttatcttgttgttgttgttgttgttgctgttgttgtttagccactcCTGATACAACAGTCGGACTTTAAAACTGGTTTAgccaatcataatcatcatcatcatcctcataaaaTTCCATGCAGCGGGGTAAAacgggtaagagagagagagagagatgaggaagagtgagagggagagagagtggagagggtAAAgcagtaggtacgtacatatatgtttgtatgtatgcatatatttttatttattacattattgtctgacagcgctcgCGTCGGGTTCGTTTCGATTCGTCGGTTCGTTCCACTTCTTGTCctccatttaatttatatataatatattatatataattatatattatatatatatctatatatatatatatatatatatatatatatacatatttataaagagacacgagagacagagagagagataccatCATCATACATTTTTTAGCATCCATGTTTGTATTATTGCATGAGTCAGacaatatgttgtgtgtgtgttatactgtGTGAAGTACATATatactgactactactactactactactactgtaactacgttattattattgtgcacCTCAGATATCTACTGGAAGAACCCTCAGTACC
Proteins encoded in this region:
- the LOC115228911 gene encoding calpain-9 is translated as MTGGVSECFLVNADDTNPTETFQMMTRMSTMQSMFSCGIVDKDYETEGKTSAGLFAFHAYGIIKLMKVQYQGKEVGLVKLRNPWGKKEWNGPWSDSSEEWNGLKEEERKRMNLEVKDDGEFWMDFNDFIKNFSLVEMCHIDPFAITSFQETAEKPSARKWHTFRADGQWLKKITSGGSDNSKDIYWKNPQYLLEIRECGADVRTVISLMHRPSHQDISIGVHLYK